One stretch of bacterium DNA includes these proteins:
- a CDS encoding GNAT family N-acetyltransferase produces the protein MSFRIRPARREDTPALYELDKLCFTQAFRFSRAMFRHLATREDIVTFIAEDDESPAHDGLPDGFVMVEILDDGASWVVTSIDVHPRCQRRGLGELLMTHADAFAKSRGLFKSYLQVYVRNSDAIRFYRRLGYEIVDILPAFYGAGRNGFLMLRDQTPATAQPAKAALVKDRVW, from the coding sequence ATGAGTTTTCGCATCCGTCCCGCGCGGCGCGAGGACACACCCGCGCTTTACGAGCTGGACAAGCTCTGCTTCACGCAGGCGTTCCGGTTTTCCCGCGCCATGTTCCGGCATCTGGCCACGCGCGAGGACATTGTGACGTTTATCGCCGAAGACGATGAATCGCCCGCCCACGACGGCCTGCCCGACGGATTCGTCATGGTCGAAATCCTGGACGACGGTGCGTCGTGGGTGGTGACGTCGATCGACGTGCACCCGCGCTGCCAGCGGCGCGGGCTTGGCGAATTGCTGATGACGCACGCGGACGCCTTCGCGAAAAGCCGCGGCCTTTTCAAGAGTTATCTCCAAGTGTATGTTCGCAATTCCGACGCGATTCGGTTTTATCGTCGCCTCGGATACGAAATTGTTGACATTCTTCCGGCCTTTTACGGCGCCGGCCGAAACGGCTTCCTGATGCTCCGCGACCAAACGCCCGCAACAGCCCAGCCCGCCAAAGCCGCGCTCGTGAAAGACCGCGTCTGGTGA